A section of the Bos indicus isolate NIAB-ARS_2022 breed Sahiwal x Tharparkar chromosome 26, NIAB-ARS_B.indTharparkar_mat_pri_1.0, whole genome shotgun sequence genome encodes:
- the CYP17A1 gene encoding steroid 17-alpha-hydroxylase/17,20 lyase translates to MWLLLAVFLLTLAYLFWPKTKHSGAKYPRSLPSLPLVGSLPFLPRRGQQHKNFFKLQEKYGPIYSFRLGSKTTVMIGHHQLAREVLLKKGKEFSGRPKVATLDILSDNQKGIAFADHGAHWQLHRKLALNAFALFKDGNLKLEKIINQEANVLCDFLATQHGEAIDLSEPLSLAVTNIISFICFNFSFKNEDPALKAIQNVNDGILEVLSKEVLLDIFPVLKIFPSKAMEKMKGCVQMRNELLNEILEKCQENFSSDSITNLLHILIQAKVNADNNNAGPDQDSKLLSNRHMLATIGDIFGAGVETTTSVIKWIVAYLLHHPSLKKRIQDDIDQIIGFNRTPTISDRNRLVLLEATIREVLRIRPVAPTLIPHKAVIDSSIGDLTIDKGTDVVVNLWALHHSEKEWQHPDLFMPECFLDPTGAQLISPSLSYLPFGAGPRSCVGEMLARQELFLFMSWLLQRFNLEIPDDGKLPSLEGHASLVLQIKPFKVKIEVRQAWKEAQAEGSTS, encoded by the exons ATGTGGCTGCTCCTGGCTGTCTTTCTGCTCACCCTCGCCTATTTATTTTGGCCCAAGACCAAGCACTCTGGTGCCAAGTACCCCAGGAGCCTCCCATCCCTGCCCCTGGTGGGCAGCCTGCCGTTCCTCCCCAGACGTGGCCAGCAGCACAAGAACTTCTTCAAGCTGCAGGAAAAATATGGCCCCATCTATTCCTTTCGTTTGGGTTCCAAGACGACTGTGATGATTGGACACCACCAGTTGGCCAGGGAGGTGCTTCTCAAGAAGGGCAAGGAATTCTCTGGGCGTCCCAAAGTG GCCACTCTAGACATCCTGTCAGACAACCAAAAGGGCATTGCCTTTGCCGACCATGGTGCCCACTGGCAGCTGCATCGGAAGCTGGCACTGAATGCCTTTGCCCTGTTCAAGGATGGCAACCTGAAGTTAGAGAAGATCA ttAATCAGGAAGCCAATGTGCTCTGTGATTTCCTGGCCACCCAGCATGGAGAGGCCATAGATCTGTCCGAGCCTCTCTCTCTGGCGGTGACCAACATAATCAGCTTTATCTGCTTCAACTTCTCCTTCAAGAATGAGGATCCTGCCCTGAAGGCCATACAAAATGTCAATGATGGCATCCTGGAGGTTCTGAGCAAGGAAGTTCTGTTAGACATATTCCCTGTGCTGAAG ATTTTCCCCAGCAAAGCCATGGAAAAGATGAAGGGTTGTGTTCAAATGCGAAATGAATTGCTGAATGAAATCCTTGAAAAATGTCAG GAGAACTTCAGCAGTGATTCCATCACTAACTTGCTGCACATACTGATCCAAGCCAAGGTGAATGCAGACAATAACAATGCTGGCCCAGACCAGGATTCAAAGCTGCTTTCAAATAGACACATGCTCGCTACTATAGGGGACATCTTCGGGGCTGGTGTGGAGACCACCACGTCTGTGATAAAGTGGATCGTGGCCTACCTGCTACACCATCCTTCA TTGAAGAAGAGGATCCAGGATGACATTGACCAGATTATAGGTTTCAATCGCACCCCAACCATCAGTGACCGGAACCGCCTTGTCCTGCTGGAGGCGACCATCAGAGAAGTGCTCCGAATCCGGCCTGTGGCCCCTACGCTGATCCCCCACAAGGCTGTCATTGACTCCAG CATTGGCGACCTTACCATTGACAAAGGCACAGACGTTGTGGTCAACCTGTGGGCACTGCATCACAGTGAGAAGGAGTGGCAGCATCCCGACCTGTTCATGCCCG AGTGCTTCTTGGACCCCACGGGGGCGCAACTCATCTCGCCATCATTAAGCTACTTGCCCTTTGGAGCAGGACCCCGCTCCTGCGTAGGTGAGATGCTAGCCCGCCAGGAGCTCTTCCTCTTCATGTCCTGGCTGCTGCAGAGGTTCAACCTGGAGATCCCGGATGATGGGAAGCTACCCTCTCTGGAGGGCCATGCCAGTCTCGTCTTGCAGATCAAACCTTTCAAGGTGAAGATCGAGGTGCGCCAGGCCTGGAAGGAAGCCCAGGCTGAGGGTAGCACCTCATGA